The genomic segment GGGCAAAACCCCGCGCCGGGCGGGGTTTCTCGTGTCGGGGGAAGGCTCAGGGCGTTTTCAGCGCGTACCCGATCCCCCGCACCGTCCGGATAATCCCGTACCCGTCGAGGTCGCGCAGTTTGGCCCGCATGTTCGCCATGTGGACATCCACCACGTTGGAGTTGCTGGGCAGCTCGCCGTTCCAGACCTCGCGCTCGATCTCCTGGCGCGAGTAGACGCGCCCCGGCTGCCGGGCCAGGAAGGTCAGGAGGTCGAACTCCTTGGGCGAGAGGCGGACCTCGTGGCCGTTGTAGTGGCACAGCCGCTTCTGGGGGTGAATTTCCAGCGCCCCGATGGAGATCACCTCGCCGTGCTGCTGGTGACGCAGCTGCACCTTGACGCGGGCGACGAGTTCTTCCGGGTGGAAGGGCTTGGTCATGTAGTCGTCCGCGCCCGCTTCGAGCAGGTTCACCTTGCGGTCGACCGCGTCCATCGCCGTCAGGATGATGATGGGCACGCTGCTGGTCTTGCGCAGCCGCCGGGCGATCTCGGCGCCGTCGAAGTCGGGCAGGCCGAGGTCGAGAATCACCAGTTCGGGGCTGTTCTCGCGGGCGCTCGTCAGGCCCGTGACCCCGTCGGGAGCGGTCAGCACCTTGTACCCGGCCTGTTCCAGCTCGTACTGAACGACGCGGGTGATGTCGGGGTTGTCTTCGATCAGGAGGATGCGTTGTTCCATGATGGGTGCCCTTTGTCTCCGGCCTGGGGCCGCGGTGCGGTCGGGGGTGGGAGGAAGGCTGCCCTGCCGGTGTGCATTTTCTGACAGCCGCTGCTTAAGGGCCATCGTAGGGGCGGTCACGGGCCTGCCGGGTGACCGGGGCGGTTTACGGTCCCTTAACGCCGGGTCAGGCGAACGCCGCCTTAGCCATCGCCGGGCACGCGCACCGAGTCGACCTGCACCCCGTAACGCAGCAAGACCGTCTTGAGCCGCTGCATCGCCGCCACCGCGCGGGTGCGCTCGCCCGGCGCGAAGACCAGGGTCAGGCGGGCCTCCTGACCGGGGCGGGGCTCCTGCGCCTGCACCGCCAGCGGCCGGGCAAAGGCAGGGTCCCGCGTCACGTCGCGCAGGATGCGGGCAAAGGTCAGCTCGTCCACCCCGCCCAGCGTGAACGCGATGCCCTGCACCGGGCCATCTTGCCGTGAGCCGCCTTGCGCCGGGCCGGGAGTCGGGGAATCGGTCATGTCCGCCAGGGTAGCCCTCCGCCCCCGCCCGGCGACGGGGCAGGCGGCACAATGCCCAGGCGGGCCGGAGGGCGCCCCACCTACAATGCCCCCATGACCTGGTCAGGCGAGCCTTCTTCGACGCGTCTCAACGGCGCCGACCTGTATTTCGAGGTAACGGGGCCGGAGGACAGCGACCTGCCGCCCCTCGTCTTCCTGCACGGCGGCCCCGGCTACAACAGCTATTCCTTTCAGGACCTCTTCGGGGAGCGGCTGGAGGGGCGGCGGGTGGTGTACCTCGACCAGCGCGGCTCCGGGCGCAGCGGGGCACTGGAAGACACCGAGCAGGGCGCCCAGACCCTCGACCTCGACACGCTGGTGGCCGATGTGGAGGCCCTGCGCGAGCACCTCGGCTTCGAGCGGATCGTGCCGCTGGGGCACGGCTTCGGGGCGCTGCCCGCGCTGGAGTACGCCCGGCGGCACCCTGGCCGCACGGCCCGCGTGGTGGTGGTCAACCCCTGGGTGCATTTTCCCGAACTCGCGCTGACCCTGCTCGCGGAAGCCTCGGCCCGCCGGGGCCAGCCCCTCGACGATCCGGCGGCGGCCCTGCGTGCCCGCACCCCAGAGGGCGAGTACCCGCCCGTCGGCGCGGCCCGCATCGAGGCGGCCTTCTCGCTCGTCAACGCCCGCGACCTGCTCAACGCGCTGCAATTCCGCGACGCCCCCAGCCGGATGCGGCTGGAATTCATCGACGCCGAGGGCCAGCTTGCCGGGGGCGG from the Deinococcus sp. NW-56 genome contains:
- a CDS encoding response regulator transcription factor; translation: MEQRILLIEDNPDITRVVQYELEQAGYKVLTAPDGVTGLTSARENSPELVILDLGLPDFDGAEIARRLRKTSSVPIIILTAMDAVDRKVNLLEAGADDYMTKPFHPEELVARVKVQLRHQQHGEVISIGALEIHPQKRLCHYNGHEVRLSPKEFDLLTFLARQPGRVYSRQEIEREVWNGELPSNSNVVDVHMANMRAKLRDLDGYGIIRTVRGIGYALKTP
- a CDS encoding alpha/beta fold hydrolase; translated protein: MTWSGEPSSTRLNGADLYFEVTGPEDSDLPPLVFLHGGPGYNSYSFQDLFGERLEGRRVVYLDQRGSGRSGALEDTEQGAQTLDLDTLVADVEALREHLGFERIVPLGHGFGALPALEYARRHPGRTARVVVVNPWVHFPELALTLLAEASARRGQPLDDPAAALRARTPEGEYPPVGAARIEAAFSLVNARDLLNALQFRDAPSRMRLEFIDAEGQLAGGGEVQQALVNQGLWEFEYPPFLQELRRPVFVIAGVHDRTSYPEQVEWLADLAGADVTVLDAGHYPWLDDEDAFAEALEEALTR